Proteins from a single region of Pseudomonadota bacterium:
- a CDS encoding DUF202 domain-containing protein, giving the protein MTEDFPSLLANERTLLAYASTALTCLLTGIGLIKLFGSPLIIGLGVGLLPIGAAVLGVGLWRFRAVGSAIATSGHGMARWTGGHGSRLMRQSSPSWVLGL; this is encoded by the coding sequence GTGACTGAAGACTTCCCTTCCCTGCTGGCCAACGAGCGGACACTGCTGGCCTACGCCAGCACGGCACTGACTTGCCTGCTCACCGGCATCGGATTGATCAAGCTTTTCGGTTCCCCCCTCATCATCGGGCTCGGAGTAGGCTTGCTGCCCATCGGCGCGGCGGTGCTCGGGGTCGGCCTCTGGCGTTTTCGCGCGGTGGGCAGCGCCATCGCTACCTCGGGGCACGGAATGGCACGCTGGACCGGGGGGCATGGGTCCCGCTTGATGCGCCAATCCTCGCCATCCTGGGTCTTGGGATTGTAG